Part of the Candidatus Brocadia sinica JPN1 genome, TCGAAAACCTTTGAAGTACTGTTACACTCTGCTGGCGATAATCCTTTGCTCCGGGCGGCCTCTTTCCCGCAACTAATACCGTGCTTGCGGGCAGCATCAGCAGCCACCTTTGCAGCATCACTACACTTGGCACAAAAGGCAGCAATCGTAGCAGCTTCACGTGTTTCTATCTCTACAATAAGGCTTTGAATTCCCTGATGAATAGGTTTATTGGCTAAGAGTTCTTCTAAGGGTTTATGAACACTCGATTTTGGATATTTTTTGTAAACCTGTTCAAGGATTTTATCCGCTTCTGCACCATATTTCGTTTTAAATTCAGAAACGATAGCGGATTCTCTTGCCTCCGTGGTTTTAATCTTCCCGTACATCCAATGATGGATTGGACCCAATACTAAACTCATTCAGAAACTCCTCGTTGTGAAATTTGAATAAAAATCAACCGCCAAAAACCACTGGGATTGCAGATGTTTTCTGGTAACAAACAGTATCACACTCCACCATAAATTAGACCTTCGGCTACTTTTTCAATGTAGAGCGACGAGGCTCGTCGCTCTACAACCGCAACTTTGAAATTCTGAAACGCCAACGTTATGACTTTCAACACCATGACTAAGCGAGTTCGACTGATTCTACTTCAGGAATCTCTTCTTTGAGGCGCTCCTCTACGCCATATTTTAGCGTCATGAGTGCACTTGGACAAGACCCACATGCGCCTCTTAAGCGCACCTTTACGACCCCTCCCTGAATATCAACCAATTCAATATCTCCACCATCTGCTTGCAACGCAGGTCTGATATGTTTCAGTGCCTCCTCTACTTTCTCTTTCATCTGAATTCTCCTTTTTATTTATTGGTTAACTTTTTTCTTTTCAATAACTTCGTTCAATTCCTTAATAATGACTTCCGGATCAATATTGTGCATAGCTGCACCAAAAGCAATATCTTCCATCTTTGAACCCGGACATGTAAAGCAACCTGCTCCAAAATATTTTTTTACAACAGCCTCAGCTTCCGGGTATTCCTTAATTACCTCTCCTATGCTGGTCTTTTTTGTTATTTTTTTAATTTCTGCCATAATTTATAATTCCTCATCAAAATTTTAGGGATTATTTTAAAAATACCACAAAAAAATATCCCCTATAGAATCAATAAATACAATAAAACAGAAATCATAAATAAAATCTTCACGATGCTACATCACTACATCCACGTGAATCTGTAATCGTCGTTACGGAATTAAGGGTATCGGACAATGGAGTTTTTGTCAATCAAAAAAATCCAAAAACATATCTATTAACGAAGATATGATGTTTTAAAATTTTGATTGATTAATGAATACTTATCTTTTACACTTATTAACCTATGATGCTATCTCATATACCTTTTATCATCTCCATAATCCTGTATTTTGTTTCTTCTGTCTGGTCGGTTGGCTCTATTGTAAAGCCCATTTTTTTCAACAAAAAAGTAGCCAAGTGGTCCATGATAATGGGTTTTTTTATCCACAGCGGTTTTCTGGTATTCCTGGGCCTCGAATCCGGCAATATCCCTATAACAAATGTCTATGAATCCTTCGTATCCCTTCTGTGGTGTGTTTTGTTTGTTTATATCAACCTGGATTATCTTTACAAGCTGCCATCTTTAGATACATTCTTAATGCCCGTCGTTACAGCGCTCTCTATTTGGGCGCTCACATTTGACGGAGGAAACTTATTAATTACCGTGAGCCTTCAGAACTTCTGGCTCGTAGCGCACATCATCCCCATATTCATAGGCTACGCTGCCTTCACGATATCTTTTAGCCTCAGCGTCATGTATCTCACGCAGCAAAGACAACTAAAACATAAACTGTTTGGCCCGCTTTTTAACAAGTTGCCGTCACTGGAGGGTATTGACAAGCTGATGTGGAAGACGATTTCTTTTGGTTTCCCATTACTTACGCTTGGGCTTGTGTTTGGCACCTTTTGGGTCAAGACACAAAATATTTTAGGAGAACTGTGGTACCTGGATTATAAAGTTGTCCTGGGTTTGGCCACATGGCTTATTTATGCGGCGTTGTTACATATGCGACTTGTCGCATCTTTTCACGGCACCAGGATCGCCTTATTGACTATCGCCGGTTTTTGCCTGGTGCTTTTTACTTTTATCGGGACATTCTTTATGGGATCCAAACATGCCTTTCAGAATGTCAGCGAACAAACGCATATTGAGATTTTGAATATGCAGTGAACTTAGCGCAAAATGCCGCAATCAGAAGAGTCACACGGCGCTGAAGAATAGATACTATTGTTCGGATTTAGCAGTTTTTCATGAACAAAAACCTGCAAAAGAAGAAGGTTTGGTTTTATTCGTGCTGAGATTACACATAGAGTAAGTTAGACAAAGGTTTGGATATGAGCATTCTGGTCATTGGACTGAATCATAAGTCAGCCCCGGTAGAGGTCAGGGAAAAATTGGCTTTTAACGCCAATAATATTTCTGCCGCCTTATCACTATTTCTCCACAAGCATCAAACGGCAGAGGCCGTTATTTTATCAACCTGTAACCGTGTAGAGATATATGTGTCATCCATAGAAGGCACTATTAAAGTGGAAGATGTCCTTTCATTCCTTGCCGACTTTCACAAAATTGAGTTAAGCAGCTTTTCTTCCTACATGTACCACTACACAGACGATCGTGCCGTGAACCATCTTTTCTTTGTCACCGCCAGTCTTGATTCTATGGTACTCGGCGAGTCGCAGATCCTCTCGCAGGTCAAGGAAGCATACACGATGGCATCCATGGAAGAGGCCACCGGAAAGGTTATGAACCAATTATTTCAGCAGGCGCTCAATGTTGCAAAAATCATACATACAAAAACATCCATTGGAAAGGGAAAGGTTTCTATTAGTTCTGTCGCCGTGGAATTTGCTGAGAAGATATTTCAGGATTTCACGGGCAAAATGGTTCTTGTGGTGGGTGCCGGTGAAATGTGTGAACTTTTGTTAAAACATCTCTATGAAGAAGGGGCGCGTACCATTGTGGTTGCGAATCGCACCTTTGAACGCGCTCAGGAGATTGCCAATGCCTTTCAGGGACAGGCCATTAAATACGAATTACTGGGTGAATACCTTGCAAAGGCCGATATTATCATTAGCTCAACCTCTGCTCCGCATTATGTAATCCATGTCGACCAGGTAAAAGAAGCCATCAGGCATCGAAGGGGTAATCCCATGTTCCTCATAGACATCGCCGTGCCCAGGGATATTGAACCCGATGTCGCCAACATTGATAATGTCTATCTTTACAATATCGATGACTTACAATCTGTTGTGAACCAGAATATTGACGAACGAACCAGAGAGGTGGAGAAATGCCGTTCTATCGTTGAAGAGGAGGTTGAACATTTTATGGCAAAACTTGAGGAAATGAAGATAGAACCTGCGATAACCCAATTACGCAATCATTTTCATAGCGTTGGGAAAGAAGAGTTAGGGCGTCTAAGGTCCAAACTAAAAAGTATCGACAATGGAGATTGGGAGCAAGTTGTTTACACTATGGAACGCACCATAAATAAACTCCTCCATCATCCTGCAAAAGTTGCTAAACTAGAGGCAAAGAACGGCGGTGGATACCGGTATGTAGAAACCATCAAAAAATTATTTGGTATATTTCACCACGCGGAACACCCACCACATTAGAGCTGGAACGAAAGGTTTTCCCTCTGACCCTCCTCAAAACGATCATTACAGCACTATCATAATACCAAAAAATCCGCAGATTTTGCAGATTTTAAGGATGCATTAAACTCATATTCGCAGACCCTGTTTCCACCTAGCTTTTTTGCCTTATACATTGCTTCATCTGCATTAACAAGCAATGCCTTCGCATTATTATAAGGACCAAGTTCAGCGATACCAATGCTTATTGTCTTTTGAATCGTTTTATTCTCCAGAGGGACTCGGAATTTAATATTCCTGAAATCGTTGAGTATCCGATTGGCAATGGTAATGGCGCTCCGGTTTGTGGTTTCCGGCAATATTATGGTAAACTCTTCCCCACCGTATCGGCATGGTATATCGATTCCCTTCCTGATTTGTTCTGTTACTAAATTTCCCAGGCGTTGTAATACTTTGTCGCCGGCAGCGTGCCCATATGTATCGTTAAAGTGCTTGAATTTGTCAATATCGATAAACAACAGGCTTATATTATGTTGATGGCGCCTTGCCCTCAGTACCTCTTTTTCTAAAATATCATCAAAATACCTTCTATTGTACAAACCTGTCAGTTTGTCCGTAATCGATAACCTTTCAAGTTCATCCTGAAGTTGTTTCCTTTCTGTAATGTCTCTGAGGATTTCCAACTTGGAAATATGCATATCTCCATTTACAAAAGGCACAATAATAGAATCGTAAACCTTTCCCTGAATAGTCCTTTCCATTTTTACTGTCTGCCCCTTCAGTGTTTCCTTTATCCCACATTGATGACAGAGGGTTCCCCGGTTACATATTGCATCGTAACAATACCTTCCTACTGCATACCCGTATTCGTTCGAAGCCGCATTGTTCATATACTCGATTTTGTTTTCTTTATTCATTATAAAAATCATATCCTTTGTGTTTGAAAGGATGGTGTCAAAAAATTCCTTTTGCTCTTTAATGGTTTTATATGTTTGAGCAAGTTTCCTGTTCGACGTATTCAATTTTAAAGATATCGTATTAAAGGCATTGAAAAGTTCTTCTATTTCGGCAGATGATTTTGTCCTGAGTATTATATCGTATGACCCATTGGCAATTTTTTTTGTTGCAGCGCTCAATAAATTCAACGGCTTTGTTACGTACCTTGTTATACGATATGCATAAACAATGCAAAAAATGACTGCTATTGCCACAACGATATACGTAGAAAGCCAGCAGTTTTTTTCTACTTTTTTTGAATAAGCAACAGCCTGCTTATATGCCAAAGTAATCGTTTCATCGAAGACTGCTAACACTTTAGTAAGCCTGGATACGCCTGTTTCATACGTTTTCATTACTTCATCCATTTTTATTGTCTTGAATATATCCTTACCCATCCCAGGGTACCTTTGCATCGTAGTATCTAATTTCCCAAGACGGTGGAAAAGCCGCACAATTTCGTTTAAGAGGTCACCGGCATCCTTCTCGTAGATACCTAACTCTATGTCTTTTATTTTCTTTTCTATAGACGTTTCTAATTGCTCATGATAATCTGCATGCGATATATCTCTTTCTTTTACAATCTCTTTTACTGTTATGAGCCAATATTCTATATGCTCTCGTAACTCTTTGAAGTTCTTTCTGTTAGAGGTATGGACAGCAACTGTTTTTTGTGTTTCGCTAATCCTATGAAGAAAAAAGGAGACACAAAAAACTGTTCCTATTATTAATACCAGGATAATGCCAAAACCCAGTCCCAACCGTTGTCCGACTCGCATCTTTATCCCTTTATTTTAATATAAAGTTGCTCAGTTTTCTGTAACAGAACTCGTTTCGTTCTTTAACTTGAATCACGAGAATAAAGATTTGGATTACTATGTTTTTGTATTTTTATGGTAAAAATGACATATTCAGCATCAATTGACAACACGAATATCGCATTCTTTACATAAGTAATGGAAATATTTAAGGAGAAAAAGCAGGGAAGATGAATAAAAAAAGCGAGAATAGGGCATTCAAGGGTAAATACTGGCTATTTTAACGGTATTATTGATGATGTTCATCTTTATAACCGTTCCCTGAGTGATCAGGAGGTGGAGGATATTTTTAACATTCATGAATTTTTCATGAATACAGTTTGAAAATTGCAACCATTGGATTAATGCCTTATTCCCTTTACAATCAGAACGGACATGTACCCCCTTCCGCTGCCCTTTAACGATATAATATCACAGGTAAGATAGGCGTCTCTTTGTCCGATATAAGAGGCG contains:
- a CDS encoding NifU family protein, with the translated sequence MKEKVEEALKHIRPALQADGGDIELVDIQGGVVKVRLRGACGSCPSALMTLKYGVEERLKEEIPEVESVELA
- a CDS encoding DUF1858 domain-containing protein; its protein translation is MAEIKKITKKTSIGEVIKEYPEAEAVVKKYFGAGCFTCPGSKMEDIAFGAAMHNIDPEVIIKELNEVIEKKKVNQ
- a CDS encoding cytochrome C assembly family protein; translated protein: MGFFIHSGFLVFLGLESGNIPITNVYESFVSLLWCVLFVYINLDYLYKLPSLDTFLMPVVTALSIWALTFDGGNLLITVSLQNFWLVAHIIPIFIGYAAFTISFSLSVMYLTQQRQLKHKLFGPLFNKLPSLEGIDKLMWKTISFGFPLLTLGLVFGTFWVKTQNILGELWYLDYKVVLGLATWLIYAALLHMRLVASFHGTRIALLTIAGFCLVLFTFIGTFFMGSKHAFQNVSEQTHIEILNMQ
- the hemA gene encoding glutamyl-tRNA reductase, which produces MSILVIGLNHKSAPVEVREKLAFNANNISAALSLFLHKHQTAEAVILSTCNRVEIYVSSIEGTIKVEDVLSFLADFHKIELSSFSSYMYHYTDDRAVNHLFFVTASLDSMVLGESQILSQVKEAYTMASMEEATGKVMNQLFQQALNVAKIIHTKTSIGKGKVSISSVAVEFAEKIFQDFTGKMVLVVGAGEMCELLLKHLYEEGARTIVVANRTFERAQEIANAFQGQAIKYELLGEYLAKADIIISSTSAPHYVIHVDQVKEAIRHRRGNPMFLIDIAVPRDIEPDVANIDNVYLYNIDDLQSVVNQNIDERTREVEKCRSIVEEEVEHFMAKLEEMKIEPAITQLRNHFHSVGKEELGRLRSKLKSIDNGDWEQVVYTMERTINKLLHHPAKVAKLEAKNGGGYRYVETIKKLFGIFHHAEHPPH
- a CDS encoding sensor domain-containing diguanylate cyclase, which translates into the protein MRVGQRLGLGFGIILVLIIGTVFCVSFFLHRISETQKTVAVHTSNRKNFKELREHIEYWLITVKEIVKERDISHADYHEQLETSIEKKIKDIELGIYEKDAGDLLNEIVRLFHRLGKLDTTMQRYPGMGKDIFKTIKMDEVMKTYETGVSRLTKVLAVFDETITLAYKQAVAYSKKVEKNCWLSTYIVVAIAVIFCIVYAYRITRYVTKPLNLLSAATKKIANGSYDIILRTKSSAEIEELFNAFNTISLKLNTSNRKLAQTYKTIKEQKEFFDTILSNTKDMIFIMNKENKIEYMNNAASNEYGYAVGRYCYDAICNRGTLCHQCGIKETLKGQTVKMERTIQGKVYDSIIVPFVNGDMHISKLEILRDITERKQLQDELERLSITDKLTGLYNRRYFDDILEKEVLRARRHQHNISLLFIDIDKFKHFNDTYGHAAGDKVLQRLGNLVTEQIRKGIDIPCRYGGEEFTIILPETTNRSAITIANRILNDFRNIKFRVPLENKTIQKTISIGIAELGPYNNAKALLVNADEAMYKAKKLGGNRVCEYEFNASLKSAKSADFLVL